A window from Sinorhizobium fredii encodes these proteins:
- a CDS encoding haloacid dehalogenase type II, which translates to MTQFRPKYVTFDCYGTLTNFDMAGAARRVYGERLSPEAMAGFVEAFRGYRLDEVLGPWKPFLEVVHNSVERSCKRIGIPFRPEDAQRIYDEVPTWGPHPDVPAGLSRVAEEIPLVILSNSMNSLIMSNVEKLGAPIHMVITAEEVGAYKPLMKGFEYMLDKLGCGPEDITHVSSSFRYDLMTAYDLGIKSKVWVNRGHEPANPYYEYTEIKDIGGLAAAVGLEPALKRA; encoded by the coding sequence ATGACCCAATTTCGACCGAAGTACGTCACCTTCGACTGCTACGGCACGCTCACAAATTTCGATATGGCCGGGGCTGCGCGGCGCGTCTACGGCGAGCGTCTCTCCCCAGAAGCGATGGCCGGCTTTGTCGAGGCTTTTAGAGGCTATCGCCTTGACGAGGTGCTAGGGCCATGGAAACCTTTCCTCGAAGTGGTGCACAATTCCGTCGAGCGCAGCTGCAAACGCATCGGTATCCCGTTCAGACCCGAAGACGCGCAACGCATCTATGACGAAGTGCCAACCTGGGGTCCGCACCCGGACGTCCCGGCTGGCCTGTCCAGGGTGGCCGAGGAAATTCCGCTGGTCATCCTGTCGAACTCCATGAACAGCCTGATCATGTCGAACGTGGAAAAGCTGGGCGCGCCCATCCATATGGTCATCACGGCAGAAGAAGTCGGGGCATACAAACCTCTGATGAAGGGCTTCGAATACATGCTCGACAAGCTCGGCTGCGGGCCCGAAGACATTACTCATGTGTCCTCATCCTTCCGCTACGACCTGATGACCGCCTATGACCTGGGCATCAAGAGCAAGGTCTGGGTCAACCGCGGCCATGAGCCGGCCAATCCCTATTACGAATACACCGAGATCAAGGATATCGGCGGGTTAGCCGCCGCTGTTGGCCTGGAGCCAGCCCTCAAGCGCGCCTGA
- a CDS encoding phosphotransferase: MGAAEAEEIAERLYGARGSATRFATEKDDTFLLNCATGGKFVLKIAHPSERMEELDFQVALMRHLEQRAPDLPVPRALRDVDGGDLPIITTSAGERRVVRLITFLQGTPLDRTSATAPQRERIGEILAKLRHAMADFSHPADGRALAWDVTHLLDLTDLLSFIPGGGKRAWTVRALERFAEVKPRLDLCRRQVLHNDFNTSNLVVDHASPQFLTGVIDFGDAVRTAVAVDVSTALMNQMPKTLDHGNRRDLFDEPRDVLRGYLRHAELTDEELRLIPFLSMGRLAVRALLTCWRAEIFPENSRYILRNTEAGWAHLEWFHSISTAQISDLLTR, translated from the coding sequence GTGGGCGCAGCGGAAGCCGAAGAAATCGCCGAACGACTATATGGCGCGCGTGGCTCGGCCACGCGCTTTGCAACTGAGAAAGACGACACGTTCCTCCTCAACTGCGCGACCGGGGGGAAGTTTGTGCTGAAGATCGCTCATCCTTCCGAGCGGATGGAGGAGCTCGATTTCCAGGTCGCGCTGATGCGTCATCTCGAGCAGCGGGCGCCAGATCTACCCGTCCCCCGTGCACTTCGCGACGTCGACGGCGGGGATTTGCCCATCATCACGACCAGTGCCGGCGAGCGGCGGGTGGTGCGGCTCATCACCTTCCTCCAAGGTACTCCGCTCGACCGGACATCTGCCACAGCCCCACAGCGCGAACGGATCGGCGAAATCCTGGCAAAGCTGCGTCATGCCATGGCCGATTTCTCGCATCCCGCAGACGGCCGGGCGCTGGCATGGGACGTCACCCATCTGCTCGATCTCACCGATCTGTTGAGCTTCATCCCCGGGGGCGGCAAGCGTGCCTGGACCGTCCGCGCGCTTGAGCGGTTTGCCGAAGTCAAGCCGAGGCTCGACCTGTGCCGGCGGCAAGTGCTCCACAACGACTTCAATACATCGAACCTAGTCGTCGATCATGCCAGCCCGCAGTTCCTGACTGGCGTCATCGACTTCGGCGATGCGGTCCGTACCGCTGTCGCCGTCGATGTCTCCACGGCGTTGATGAATCAAATGCCAAAAACGCTCGACCATGGGAACCGGCGTGACCTGTTCGACGAACCCCGCGACGTTCTGCGCGGCTATCTCCGCCACGCCGAACTGACGGACGAGGAACTCCGGCTCATCCCCTTCCTGTCGATGGGCCGTCTTGCGGTCCGTGCGCTGCTGACGTGCTGGCGCGCCGAAATCTTCCCCGAGAATAGCCGCTATATCCTGCGCAATACCGAAGCCGGCTGGGCCCACCTCGAGTGGTTCCACTCGATTTCGACCGCACAGATTTCCGATCTTCTGACACGATAG